In the genome of Candidatus Hydrogenedens sp., the window TAAGCCATACAAACCACCTGGGGTATTATCAACTGTATTACCTACAAATGTGCAGAATTTAATTGTCGGGTCTGCTCCGTTATTGAATATAGCACCGCCACCACGCATCGGGTTACCAGCAGTATCACTCAAACGATTCGCACGGTTATTGTAGAACACGCAGTTGATTATCGTCGCATTGGCAGAACTACCGCCAGAAGATTCATTCGAAATCGCACCACCAGATACCGCAGAAATATTGTCATAGAATGTGCAGTTCGCAATTACCGGTTGTGATATCCAGTTATACAAGCCCGCACCACGCCATGTATGGTAGTCGCCTACTACGCCACTGGCACGACCGCCACGGACATCAAAGCCATCTAACCGCACATTGACCGACGGCGTACTGGCTTTACCGACTACAACGACATGATATGCTGGCGCACCGCCACGGGATGCAGAACCGTCTATAATAGTTATTGAATTTCTGACAGCACGCTGTGCACGAATCTGCTCCTTTTGTCCCATGTAACCTTCAAATCCGCCATATACCTGTACATTATCCTTAAGCACCAACGAACCTTCTACTGGATAATCACCCCAATCCTCAGTTCTTAATTCGTTATACACATATCCACCGCCATTTGGACCGCCTGCGACCCAGACTTCACCCGCTCCGTCTGCCGCAGCCGCATCTATTCCTTCTTGAATCGTCGCAAATGCAGTCTCCCAGGTCAAACCGTCCGCAACACCGCCCGGTCTCGGTGCCATCTTATCTACACGATACACCGACCCTGTCGGCAAGCCAACACCTAAATATACCTCTGCGGTGTATACATACGAACCATAAGTTGCGGATGTAATCTTGCACCGATACCAGCCGGTATCCGTCGGTTGAGCATTGTTAATTACCAACTGCACCGGTCCCGGACCATTGATAACTGGTCCAATAGCAACTCTGCCTTTCTCCCACTGGAACCGTAAGTCCGCACCACCACCCGGCGAAATATCGCCATCGCAGGTNNNNNNNNNNNNNNNNNNNNNNNNNNNNNNNNNNNNNNNNNNNNNNNNNNNNNNNNNNNNNNNNNNNNNNNNNNNNNNNNNNNNNNNNNNNNNNNNNNNNTCTACCGTATTGGAATATATAGAAGCCTTAGAATACGGGTCCGCAATCAGGCAACGGAAATACCTGGAGCCAATCCAGTCCACCGGGTTAATTACTAGCACACGCACATTCCCACCACTCACCGGCGTAGTCACATTACCCGGGTCGCTACCATAATACCATTGATAATTGAACCGTGGCGTAGAAGGCGGTAAATTATTCGGTGTCCAGATAGAGCCATCACCGTTATCCACTGCCACGCTTAATGTCCAGCTATCCTGGCCCCAGGTCAACGGCGGACTGGTGCGACCAACCGGCTGGGTCTCTAACCACAATGTCGCCGGGAAAATGTCTTCACGCAATGCCCATTCCGCAACACCCTGGGCTATAGTCGCATAAACATTGCTCGAATTGAATGTATCCGAATAGGTCAGGAAGTTCGTTCTGCCATCCGCGTTCAAATTACCTGTACTGGGTGCTACCGCTAAGCGTGCGGTCTGTGGCTGGAACTGGCTCGCCACAACATTGTCATTCGCAAATTTTCGAATTGATTTGCATACATCAGAATCCTTCACAGTCACACGTACATTAATAGTTCCAACACCGGGAACCTCAACAGGCACTGTGAAGTCCACCGTCGCCGTATTCCCCCACGGATGGCAAACCATTTTTGACTCTGGCTCCGGTGCATATAATTCCGGATGTGCATTGAAATCCCAGTTCTCCGGTCCAGCAGATATCAACTGGTCAATAAATTTCTTATCATTCAATCCTTTCGTCATATTCCGAATAATATCATCCAACAAATCGTTAATAACGATTTGAATCATCTTACCGTAGAAGGAATACCAGTAATCCATCGCCTTCTGGTCGCCCAGGGTCATATACGCAGCGGTCATATTGATTAATGCATCATCCAATCTTGGGTCCGCATCCTCTGCTAAAGGTCCACCTCTATCACTCGTTAAAAACGAAGGCACATCAAATTCAACCGTATATTTAAGAGCGCAAAAAAGTAATGCTTCAATTGTGATTTCCATATGTGTATTTGTTGTAACATCAACCGTTATATTATTCGGACAACCCACTAAAGTTGCACGAATCCGAACACCTTGTATAGTGAGTTCTGAAGTGCGTGCACGATTGATATTGTTCTGGAAAGCAGTGCGGATAGCAGTAACGGTTCCAGAGGGTAAGTTTGTGTTTCTGTTCGGGTCGAGCACTGCATCAAGCAATGCAAAATACCGCGAATCCACTAACTTAAATCCACTGCCCTTTGGCGTATAGGACCAAGCACCACCTGTACCAATGTTCGTTGTTCCGTGGTCGCTCCTGTTATCTGAGCCATCCCAGTAGGGACCATCCTGACCTGTAACAGTTCGCCAGTATGCGCTGTTAGCACCGTTACAGTCCTGTGTCCATTGCGGACACAAGCCCAACGACACAAGCATGTCGTCTATGATATTATCCATTTCACTTGCCATTTGTTCTAAACTGCTCCAATACTCCGTCCCGTTGTAATACATGTACGGGTGCGCCTGTGCCGGCATGCTTACAAACATAAAAACAAATAACACCAGCACACACAAGGTTTGGACAAATAATTTTTTACTCACGGCTTGAATCCTTCTCATTAAAGGTTGTTATTTTATGATTAACTTTTAATAAAAACACATACGTTTTATTTATAAAATGCTTCGAACCAATGCATTTTATATCATAACTATAATTTTTTTTAGTCACCCATTGCAAATAATTCACTTTTTTCCTTTACATAACTACGTATTCAATTTTCCTACAGCCTTTCAGCCACATATATATAATACCTTATTAATATTAAAAAGTCAAGTAAAATTTTAAAAATTATAAACCAAAAATTTAAAATGAATTTCATTTGAAATTATTGTTTTTCACCTACGAATATCCATTATTTGTGTATTGTTATTCAAATAACACTACCTAAATCATGGCACCTTCCCCATTCACAAACAAACGCACAAAATTTTTTTAATTCACTCTCTTCTTTTCTTCACATCTAAACCAAACCAAATATTCCCTTCATGGAGAGGGGTAAGTCTGCCTGTATGTAAATTTTCAGGATGTGTATGGAAATGAACTATTTTTTATGTATGGATAGGGAGTTAGGAATTCCTATTTATACATTTCAAATTCTGGGAAGAAATTCTATATAATATATGCTTAAACATTTTAAAGGGTATAGCAATGTCAGAACAAATCTTAGAACAACTGGTAAGTATGAGTCATTTTTTAGGACAGCCTGAGCATCATTTTGCGATATTAGGTGAGGGCAATACTTCGGCGAGGCTTGATGATTCTCATTTTTATATAAAGGCGTCTGGCACGACATTACAGACGATACGTAGTAGTGATTTTCTTTGCGTCCGCATGGAGCCTGTATTGTCTCTGCTTGATAATCTATCTGCGACGGATGAGGATGTGCTACAAACATTGCAATCGTCAAAAACGAATGTAGAGGATAAACGGATGCCATCGGTGGAGACGATATTGCATGCGGTTTTGTATCAATATCCGCAATATATGTTTATTGGGCATACGCATCCTATTTTTGTTAATTCTATTTTATGTTCGCAGAAAGCGGAGGAGTATATTCAAGGGCGGACATGTCCTGACCATATTGTCGTGGTAGGTAGTAAATCGGTGTATATTCCGTATGTTGACCCTGGACTTACATTAGCCCGCGTTGTTCGTGATAAGGTTCAGGAGTTTGTAGCGACAGAAGGATTTTTACCCAAGGCTATTTTTATGGAGAATCATGGACTAATTGCTATGGGACCGACACCGAGTAAGGTTCAGGCGATAACGCTCATGGCTGAGAAATGTGCTCAGATTGTTGTTGGCTCTGCGTTTTGCGGTGGACCTAAATTTTTGAGTGATTCTGCAGTTCGTCGAATTGACACGCGACCAGATGAACATTACCGTCAGAAATTACTTTGAACGAAAATGCTAAGGAGTTTATTATGAGCGACAAATTACAGAAATTTCGTAATGTAGAACATGCTATTCCAGAGCAATACTATGCATGGCAGGTGTTTGGTTCCGGGTTGGAAAATATAGGTAAGAATGGCAAGCCTGTTTTATTACCACTTCGCGAGCCGAATGATAACGAAATTTTATTGCGGATTGATGCATTAGGGATATGTCTATCAGACATTAAGATTGTTAATTTGGGCGGTAATCATCCGCGTCTTCGTGGTAGGAATTTAGCGGAAGAGCCTATTGTATTGGGGCATGAATGTGCGGTTACGGTAGTAAAAGCAGGGTCGCAGTGGGCGAAGGCATTTAAGAAGGGAGACCGTTTCATTGTTCAGGCAGATATTTATTATAAAGGTGTTGGATATGCTTTTGGATATTTAATTCCGGGCGGTATGCAACAATATACTTATTTAGATGAAAAAGCGTTGGCAGGGGATGATGGTTGCTATCTATTGCCTGTAAAACCAACTACGGGGTACAGTGCTTCTGCGTTGGCAGAGCCGTGGGCATGTGTGGAAATGTCGTATCGTTTAGAGGACCGTATCTATCCTGACACAGATAGCCCGTGGTATATAACAGCGAATCCTGACCCACACATATTAAACATTTTCCCGAAGTCAAAAATATTTGCTCCGAATCAATTCCCTGCGGAAGGGGAAACATCTAAAGATATTATCATACAAATATCTGATATATCTGCTGGTAAACAGATGGAGGCATGGTTGAAATATTTAGCACCTCATGGGACAATGTATGTGTTAGGTTCCGCAGATGACGTATCAAATGAGTATATCTCTGTGGATGTGGGTTCGGTTCATTATGAATATAAGCGAATTATAGGAGGTGGGCGAACATTAGATGAGATAAAAGAAAAGAATATGCGGTCTGACCTAATGCCGGATGGAATTGCTCTATTTATTGGGGCTGGTGGACCGATGGGGCAGATGCATGTTCAACGGGCATTGGAAAAGACGGATGGGCCACGGAAAGTAGTGGTTACAGATTTAGATGCAGGTAGATTGGAACATTTGCGTGTAAGGTCGGCGGAATTATTAAAGAAAAGACATGTTGAATTGATTACCGTTTGCACCAAAGATTTTGCTGATACTACCTCTTTAAACAAACATCTTGAATCGTTAGCTCCGAAGGGTTATACTGATGTTGTATTATTAGCACCAGTGCCTGCATTGGTAACGCAGGCGGTTGATTTTTCTGCTCCGTGTGGATTTGTAAATCTTTTTGCAGGATTGGGAATAGGCACCATAGCGAATGTGTCATTGAAAAAGATTTGTGAGGGCGTAAAAATTATTGGTTGCAGTGGGAGCAGGATTTCAGATTTAAGCCATGTATTGCAATCTGTAGAAGAAGGTTCTCGGGATACAAATCGGAGTGTTGCTGTGATTGGCGGTCTTTTTTCCGCTCATGAAGGGCTAAAAGCGGTGAAAGAAGCACGCTTCCCTGGCAAAGTGGTTATTTATCCGCAGATACTTGATTTGCCATTAATACCTCTGGAAAAAATACCAGAGATATTACCCGAAGTGGGTCAATATCTTTCAAAAGATGGAACGTGGACACAACAAGCAGAAGAAAAATTATTGGAGAGGTATTTGCCATGGAACGATTAAAAGGTAGAAAAGCAATTGTTACTGGTTCAGCTCAAGGCTTAGGAGAAGCTATATTAAAACGGCTCGCACAGGAAGGTGCAGATGCGGTAGGCTGGGATATTAACATTGAAAAAATGTCGGAAACCGCAAAACGGATAGCAGAAGACACAGGTCGGAACATCTTCGCAGAGAAGGTAGATATTACCAATGCGGAAATGGTCAGAAATGCAGTAGATAAAGCAGTTGAACAGCTTGGCGGTCTGGACATAATGGTATGCAACGCTGGGATACTTATCTCGGGAGATTCTATTAGTTTTGATATTTCTGCATGGCGGAAGGTTATTGATATTGACCTGGTCGGATATTTCATCTGTGCTCGTGAAGCCATACGTGTGATGTTGCCCAATAAATACGGAACGGTAATACAAATAAACTCCAAATCTGGCAAGAAAGGAAGTTTTAAAAATTCTGCTTATGCTGGAGCCAAATTCGGAGGGATTGGGGTAACACAAAGTCTGGCTCTGGAATTTGCAGAGCATGGGATTCGTGTCAATGCGATTTGTCCTGGAAATTTATTGGACTCCCCATTATGGACGGAAAGCCTTTTCAAACAATATGCGAAAAATCAAGGCATTTCTGAAGAAGAAGTACGGAAAAAGTATATTGACCAGGTTCCGATGAAACGTCCCTGTCGATATGAAGATGTGTGCAATGTCGTTGTCTTTTTAGCCAGTGACGAAGCAAGTTATATGACAGGACAGGCAATTAATGTTACTGGCGGACAAGAGATGCGGTAGCAACTACACCACTCATTGTTAACATCTTACACTTCCATTACTTACGGCGTAATATGTTCTGTTGTTATTTAGTAGTAGGATACATTAAAATACCATGCATTATGCTGTTATGGATGCAGAGTAACTGGTATATATGGAGATGAACGTGCAAGAAGACAAAATTTTACTAACGACATGGTATCTGGAACTTTTTAATGTGCCGGAGAGAGAGCCGAGAAACATTAATATTGATGGGTTTCATATAGAAAAGATTGAAAAGCCGCCGATTCACTTTTACCGTTATTTATATGATACTATCGGTTCGCCATGGACATGGTGGGAACGGAAATTACAATCTGATGAGCAGGTTCTTGAGGATATTCATCATCCGAAGGTGGAGTTATATGTGCCTTATATTCACTATTTACCGATAGGCATGGTGGAGTTGGATTTTAGAGAGTTCCCAGAAGTTCAATTAGCCTATTTTGGTATTTTCCCAGAATATTATGGAAGAGGCATTGGGATATATTTATTGGACTGGAGTTCACGACTTGTTTTTGAACGAGGAGCGAAGAGGTATTGGCTTCATACATGTTCATTAGATAGTCCGAACGCATTGCCTGTATATCAAAAAGCAGGTTTTACGATTTACAAGACCATAGAAGAATATGCAGAGCATCCTGATGAACAAGTAAGGCGATTGAAACAGAATAATTGCAAAAGTACCAATTAGGCATCTTTTGCTAAAATATATTCGGGGATGGCTCTCTCCTCTGGATATGCTTCAAGTCCCATTTCGCTCTGGTCTAAACCTAAATATTCTTCATTTGCATCGACTCGCAAACCTATGAGTGCTCGAATAATTAGCCATGCGATTGAGGAAACACATAATACGAAAATCCCGACCGCTATAATACCCACAAGTTGTACTAAAAGCGATTTTCCACCGTTTCCATAAAGTAGTCCTTTCTCTACATCGAACAAACCGACTGCTAATGTTCCCCAAATTCCATTAACGAGGTGAACAGAAATCGCTCCAACGGGGTCATCAACTTTTATGCGGTCAAAAAATAATACACTTTCAACGACAATAATTCCTGCAATAGCACCTATAATTAGGCTTCCAAAGACGCTGACCCCATCGCAAGGAGCGGTAATAGCCACTAAACCTGCAAGTGAACCGTTTATAATCATGGTTAAATCTGGTTTTCCTAATCGAATCCATGCATATAAACAGGAAATAACAATACCTGTGCTTGCTGCCATCGCAGTGGTTAATGCGACATGAGCAATTTTAGCGGGATTTGCCTCCATGGTGCTCCCAGGATTGAAGCCAAACCAACCTAACCATAAAATTAATGCTCCTAATGTCGCTAACGATAGATTATGCCCAGGGATAGGCGTAATCTCACCTTTCTTCCCATACTTACCTAAACGAGGTCCCAATAACCATGCCCCTACCAATGCTGACCAGCCACCAATAGAATGAACCACTGTCGACCCAGCAAAGTCTTTAAACCCGACACCTAAAAAGGAACTAAGCCAACCACCACCCCATATCCAGTGACCTGCTATCGGATAGATAATAGATGATATTACCACAGAGAACAATAGGAAGGCAGAAAATCGTATTCTCTCTGCTACCGCACCTGAAACAATGGTGGCTGATGTTCCTGCAAAAACGACTTGAAAGAAAAATTTGGCTTCTAATGGAACGCCAGTCCAATTTAAAGAACTGTATACCCCTTGATATACGTCGCCGATGGATGGGCTATTATCTGAACCTGATAGAAAGAAGCCTGTTAATCCTATTATTGGATTTCCATCTCCAAACATCAATGCAAAACCTACTGCCCAAAAGCACACCAATGTTATTCCAAAAACAATAAAATTCTTCGTCAATATATTTACTGCATTCTTTGCTCTGCAAAAACCCGCCTCTACACACGCAAAACCTGCATTCATCCAGAAGACTAAGAAAGCAGTAATTAAAACCCATAACGTATCTAAAACTACCTTGGGGTCTAATGTGTTATTTACTTGCTCTTCTGCGAAACTACGATTGTTGATAATGACAAATAAAAAGAATACGATAATTAATAAAACATAATTTCCTTTAATACTTCGCATAGATGCATCCTTTCTTAATCACAAATTCATTACATTAGTATCATCGTAATTAAATTTAAGATTTAGTTTGTCATGGATTAACAAGATTTATGCCATGTCATTAAAATATTATTACCCCTCAGATTTTCAGCGTTTTGACGTAATGAGTGAGTTCAAATTAGATAAGGGCGATAGGTTAAAGATACAATTGTGTAGTTATTTTAATGGGAATCCTACTTTTTTGTTTTGTATAACGACCCCTATCACAGATTTATAGAGAAATTGCCTTTATTACTTTATAAACATTCTATTTTGCATTTACAATCACAAAAAAATTTTTTATTTTTTATTCGTTCTCTTCTAATTTTTCTTGTCCCAAAAGGTTTCGGGCGGATTCTATCTGGGCATGGGCACCGACAAGGACTAACACATCATTTGCGGATAGGACAAAGTCGCCTGCAGGTCCTGGTGTTGGAACTCCAGCCCGAACTACCGCTATGATGGAACATCCAGTACGTCGTCTTAAATCAATTTGTGCGAGAGTTTTGCCGACAGCGAAACTGTTACTGGCTAAATAGTAGGTTTGTGTTGTTGTCCGTTCTAATATTCGTATCATCTCTTCAACACCGACACGTGAGCTTGCCTTTCCACGAAGCATTGCATAGCCATCGATGCGAATTGCTATTGTTTCAGCTTCCACAATATTATCTGGCACACCACACCTCTTTAAGATATGGGCTATTACTTCAATAGATGTCTCGAAGTCTTCTGGGATAACTTGTTTTGCTCCTAATCGTTTCAGTAAATCTATTTCACGTACAAAACGGGTTCGAACCAGAATGTAAAGATGCGGTAGTCGGGATGCAATTTGCCCTACAATTTTTCTACACGCCACTGGGTCGTTCACAGCAACTACCACAGCCTGAGCGGTTTCAAGTTCTGCTTGATTTAGGATGATTTGTTGAGTTGCATCGCCAATAATTAATTTTGTCGGCTCCATCTCTTTGGCTTTATTAGCAAGCTCCTTATTCATTTCTATAACAACAAATGGGATACCTGTTGATTTTAATACCTTCGCAAGATTTTGACCTGTTAGTCCGAACCCGATAATAACTACATGAGGACCTATAAGTTTGCTCTGGTTTGTTTGCTCAGGTTGTGGCTCCTGATTTTTGTTTGTAAATAACTGGATAAGCTTTTGATTAATAGGCTCAATATAGAGAAGTAAAATACTGCCCATTATCATTGTTATCACGGTGAATGTGGTTACGCCATTGAACACATCCGGTGATATATATTCTCCTTTTGAAAATTCACGACAGATAATAAAACTAAATTCGCTCAATGGCAATAGTTGCATTGAGACAAGAATCGCAAGACGTGGAGTTATCCCCGCTAATTTTAGGGCTGAATAATTTAAGACGAACCGAATCCCTAAAATTCCCAAGGTCATAACAACAACCAGAATATAATGAGATATGACCCATTCCAGCGGAAAAATCATGCCCATAGAGATGAAGAATAATGCGTAAATAACATCCTGGAATGGTCGAACTTCGGCAACGAGTTGATGTTTCTCATCGGATTGACCAAGTAGCAGTCCTACAAGACAAGCCCCTAAGCCTGCTGACCAGCCTAAATAATTAGCGACAAATGCCCCTATAATTGCACAAAACAAAGCAAATAAGGTTAATAAATCTAATCCGCCACGGTTCGCAACAAATGTTACGATATACGGCATTAAATTTCGGCTTGGTATTAAAACTAAAATAGCTACCAGTCCCAAACCGAGCCCTAATAATTTTCCATTCCATCCTTCCTGTGAGCTAGGTATAAAAATGGAGAAAGAAACAAAGATAAGAAAGCCTATTGTTGCAATGTCCTGGAGAATTAATATACTTGTGGTCATTATTCCATAAGGGGTTTCTAATTCAGCACGGTCTTGAAGGTATCTCAAAACAACTGCGGTACTGCTAAGGGACATGATAAAACCCAAAGTCAAGATTTCTAATTTACTATCGACGTTTATTAATAGTCCGCAAAGGACAACGAAGGCTATAAGAGATAATACTATTTGTGCCCCACCCGATTTAAGAGACGTCCACATGGACTTTAGATGTAAAGTATGGCTTAATTCAAGTCCGACAATAAAGAAAAGAAAGACAGCCCCCCAATCAATAAAATAAGGGACCCAGGTTTCATCAAAAAGTTTTAATCCTGATGGACCTAAAGTAATACCTGCGAGCACAAATCCTATAATGGAAGGAAACCGAATTGCACGAAACAGTAAAGCAATAAATAATGCTGTTCCGAATAAAATACTTAGATATAAAAGTAACGTCACATCCATATACTAATAACTTATTGAAATTCTATACTTTAAAACAAATCAGGGAGAGGTTTAACTCTCCCTGAAACTATTTTTTCATTCGCAAATACACAAATTATATTTTTGCACCTGCCCTTGCTTGTGTTGTTTTCTTTGTGCTACCACCTTTCGCTTGAGACGCTAATCGTAGTTGTCGTTGTTCACTCATACCTTCCCAAATGAGGACTATGGGTGAAGCAATGAATATGGATGAATATGTTCCTATGACAATACCGACAAGCAGTGCCAACGTAAAGTCATGAATAGCGATTCCACCAAATATGAATAGTACAAATACCGTAAACAACGTTGTCAAAGAAGTCAAAATAGTTCGACTTAATGTTTCGTTAATAGATATATTTAGTATGTCGATATACTTATATCCTTTACCACGATACAATCTCAAGTTTTCACGGACACGGTCAAAAACCACAATTGTGTCATTCAATGAATAACCGATAATAGTCAAAATTGCAGCGATAACACCCATATCAATCTGACGACGTAGCACTGCAAAGACACCTAATGTTATGAGTACGTCGTGTACTAATGCGGTTACTGCGGCAACCCCGAACTTAAGTTCGAAACGGAACCAGAGGTAGATAATGATAAAGACAAACGACCAGAAAATACATTTTATTGCATCTATACGTAGCTGGGCACCTACTGCTGGTCCTACTGTTTGTTGGTCTTCTATGGTTACATCTTCTGGTTTACCAGTTTTTGTAAGAGAAGCCAATGCTTTTTGAATTACAGAACCAATATCATCGCCTCCTGAATTGCCAGCAATGGAAGCAGTTATAGGTGCAGTGTTTGGGTTCTCTTCTTGTTTTATTTCGGACGTTGTCGGATTCGTAGAGGTTGACTTGGCTATTCCTGGTATATCCGTTTCAGCGATGCGGATTAAGAACCGATTTCCTGCTTCCACATCTTGTTCACTTGTTAATTGGACAATGGCTTTGCCAAATCCGCTCTTTGCCAAAGCTTCTCTGACAGAACCAGGCTGAATAGGTTGGTCATTGTTAATTTGCACGTTGATATTTGTTCCCTGAACAAAATCTACGCCCAGATTTTCTTTGCCTCTCCATGCGAAAACAGCCATACCTACGACAATTAACACGGCACTAAATGTAAATGCATAATATCTGAGCTGTAAAAACGGAATCTTAGGTTTCATTGGAATGACACTCAGCATCGGAAGAGATTTGATTATTCTTCTGTCTAAAAGGAAGTCAAATAATGCTCGACAAACAACTAATGCGGCGAAGACACTGGCACATACGCCAACACTCAGGGTTATTGCAAATCCTTCAATGGG includes:
- a CDS encoding immunoglobulin domain-containing protein, with translation TCDGDISPGGGADLRFQWEKGRVAIGPVINGPGPVQLVINNAQPTDTGWYRCKITSATYGSYVYTAEVYLGVGLPTGSVYRVDKMAPRPGGVADGLTWETAFATIQEGIDAAAADGAGEVWVAGGPNGGGYVYNELRTEDWGDYPVEGSLVLKDNVQVYGGFEGYMGQKEQIRAQRAVRNSITIIDGSASRGGAPAYHVVVVGKASTPSVNVRLDGFDVRGGRASGVVGDYHTWRGAGLYNWISQPVIANCTFYDNISAVSGGAISNESSGGSSANATIINCVFYNNRANRLSDTAGNPMRGGGAIFNNGADPTIKFCTFVGNTVDNTPGGLYGLTSSAIFNYNTAGTGQVHSSIFWQNVPGCIETFCPASNPSCAGLQILESDTSQTVNPQFDPLFAPPTFKLTNASPFVDASSLTSPNYDIQGVSRPQDSASDRGAYELVKQPMNLVCKNISIDLDETGNQTIPANSLLDIANSTVPGGIWKIVVDGQENVSFNCEGIPSTQRTVTVIDYAGSQGTCNSTITVNDVTNPTAVCANITVYLNSSGQYTLTASELDGGSTDNCGPLSFSIPPTTYTCANIGQNQVLLTVTDGANLQDTCLATVTVEDNLPPTVVTKNVTVDLDE
- the srlD gene encoding sorbitol-6-phosphate dehydrogenase; the protein is MERLKGRKAIVTGSAQGLGEAILKRLAQEGADAVGWDINIEKMSETAKRIAEDTGRNIFAEKVDITNAEMVRNAVDKAVEQLGGLDIMVCNAGILISGDSISFDISAWRKVIDIDLVGYFICAREAIRVMLPNKYGTVIQINSKSGKKGSFKNSAYAGAKFGGIGVTQSLALEFAEHGIRVNAICPGNLLDSPLWTESLFKQYAKNQGISEEEVRKKYIDQVPMKRPCRYEDVCNVVVFLASDEASYMTGQAINVTGGQEMR
- a CDS encoding alcohol dehydrogenase catalytic domain-containing protein; this encodes MSDKLQKFRNVEHAIPEQYYAWQVFGSGLENIGKNGKPVLLPLREPNDNEILLRIDALGICLSDIKIVNLGGNHPRLRGRNLAEEPIVLGHECAVTVVKAGSQWAKAFKKGDRFIVQADIYYKGVGYAFGYLIPGGMQQYTYLDEKALAGDDGCYLLPVKPTTGYSASALAEPWACVEMSYRLEDRIYPDTDSPWYITANPDPHILNIFPKSKIFAPNQFPAEGETSKDIIIQISDISAGKQMEAWLKYLAPHGTMYVLGSADDVSNEYISVDVGSVHYEYKRIIGGGRTLDEIKEKNMRSDLMPDGIALFIGAGGPMGQMHVQRALEKTDGPRKVVVTDLDAGRLEHLRVRSAELLKKRHVELITVCTKDFADTTSLNKHLESLAPKGYTDVVLLAPVPALVTQAVDFSAPCGFVNLFAGLGIGTIANVSLKKICEGVKIIGCSGSRISDLSHVLQSVEEGSRDTNRSVAVIGGLFSAHEGLKAVKEARFPGKVVIYPQILDLPLIPLEKIPEILPEVGQYLSKDGTWTQQAEEKLLERYLPWND
- a CDS encoding GNAT family N-acetyltransferase, which codes for MQEDKILLTTWYLELFNVPEREPRNINIDGFHIEKIEKPPIHFYRYLYDTIGSPWTWWERKLQSDEQVLEDIHHPKVELYVPYIHYLPIGMVELDFREFPEVQLAYFGIFPEYYGRGIGIYLLDWSSRLVFERGAKRYWLHTCSLDSPNALPVYQKAGFTIYKTIEEYAEHPDEQVRRLKQNNCKSTN
- the amt gene encoding ammonium transporter, yielding MRSIKGNYVLLIIVFFLFVIINNRSFAEEQVNNTLDPKVVLDTLWVLITAFLVFWMNAGFACVEAGFCRAKNAVNILTKNFIVFGITLVCFWAVGFALMFGDGNPIIGLTGFFLSGSDNSPSIGDVYQGVYSSLNWTGVPLEAKFFFQVVFAGTSATIVSGAVAERIRFSAFLLFSVVISSIIYPIAGHWIWGGGWLSSFLGVGFKDFAGSTVVHSIGGWSALVGAWLLGPRLGKYGKKGEITPIPGHNLSLATLGALILWLGWFGFNPGSTMEANPAKIAHVALTTAMAASTGIVISCLYAWIRLGKPDLTMIINGSLAGLVAITAPCDGVSVFGSLIIGAIAGIIVVESVLFFDRIKVDDPVGAISVHLVNGIWGTLAVGLFDVEKGLLYGNGGKSLLVQLVGIIAVGIFVLCVSSIAWLIIRALIGLRVDANEEYLGLDQSEMGLEAYPEERAIPEYILAKDA
- a CDS encoding class II aldolase/adducin family protein; translated protein: MSEQILEQLVSMSHFLGQPEHHFAILGEGNTSARLDDSHFYIKASGTTLQTIRSSDFLCVRMEPVLSLLDNLSATDEDVLQTLQSSKTNVEDKRMPSVETILHAVLYQYPQYMFIGHTHPIFVNSILCSQKAEEYIQGRTCPDHIVVVGSKSVYIPYVDPGLTLARVVRDKVQEFVATEGFLPKAIFMENHGLIAMGPTPSKVQAITLMAEKCAQIVVGSAFCGGPKFLSDSAVRRIDTRPDEHYRQKLL
- a CDS encoding cation:proton antiporter gives rise to the protein MDVTLLLYLSILFGTALFIALLFRAIRFPSIIGFVLAGITLGPSGLKLFDETWVPYFIDWGAVFLFFIVGLELSHTLHLKSMWTSLKSGGAQIVLSLIAFVVLCGLLINVDSKLEILTLGFIMSLSSTAVVLRYLQDRAELETPYGIMTTSILILQDIATIGFLIFVSFSIFIPSSQEGWNGKLLGLGLGLVAILVLIPSRNLMPYIVTFVANRGGLDLLTLFALFCAIIGAFVANYLGWSAGLGACLVGLLLGQSDEKHQLVAEVRPFQDVIYALFFISMGMIFPLEWVISHYILVVVMTLGILGIRFVLNYSALKLAGITPRLAILVSMQLLPLSEFSFIICREFSKGEYISPDVFNGVTTFTVITMIMGSILLLYIEPINQKLIQLFTNKNQEPQPEQTNQSKLIGPHVVIIGFGLTGQNLAKVLKSTGIPFVVIEMNKELANKAKEMEPTKLIIGDATQQIILNQAELETAQAVVVAVNDPVACRKIVGQIASRLPHLYILVRTRFVREIDLLKRLGAKQVIPEDFETSIEVIAHILKRCGVPDNIVEAETIAIRIDGYAMLRGKASSRVGVEEMIRILERTTTQTYYLASNSFAVGKTLAQIDLRRRTGCSIIAVVRAGVPTPGPAGDFVLSANDVLVLVGAHAQIESARNLLGQEKLEENE